The nucleotide sequence ACAGAGTGTTTGTTAAAGGTTGAAGGAGTGGCTTCTTTTACATCACGATCACTGATAATGCCTACAAGCTTATTTGCTGTACAAATTGGGATGTGACGAATAGAGTGAGCTCGCATTACTTCAATTGCTTTTTGAATGGTATCTTCAGGAGTTAAAACAGTTATATTTGTCTTCATTACTTGTTCAACAATCATTGTCAAATCAACCCCTTTTGTGTGAATTTCTCTCTAATACATGAATCGATTCATAAATCGTAATCGGTCAAACTGTTGGATCGCCTCTGGAGGAATCCGCTTTCCAATGCGCGCCATTAAACAGTTGGCAGGATGTGAACTAATCTCAGGGTCATCTGTAGCAAACCACTCTAAACCCCCAGCATTCATCATCTTTTCCATTACTTTACGATATTCCCAAATGTTAAGCCCTGTTCCTTTTAAATCCCAATGCCAATAATACTCTGTTGTTATGATTAAATAGTCTTCCATGGCGTCATCCATCATGGAAACCTTCAATAAGTTCTTCCCGATTGAGTATCCTCTGAATTTACGAATGACCTCAATAGCACCTAATTCAAGAAGTTCCTCCATGTTTCCTTGCGACCATCTTTCTAAAGGATCAGGATACAAATACGTTACATACCCAATAATGGTATTATGCTGACGTGCAATGATGATTCTACCTTCTGGAAGATCGGCAATTTCAACTAGGGCCTTATGCTGTTGAACAGGAGGGCGAAAAGCGACTAAATCTTCATGAAATTCAAAAGATGCTAGTTTCTTAGAGGAAATGGGGCCTTCGATGACAACATTTCCGTAGGGTGTTTTTAGCTCTGCTGCATTATACGTTTTCTTGTGTTCCATTAGGTCACCACCTTGTTTTTTAGATTCGGCTATTTTCAAGTGCATACTGCTAACCTTGAGTCATGAAGCTCTTCTAATCTTATTATACATGAATATATTAAAAATAAAGCGTTTTCAGATAATATTAGAGTAAGTATAGAGAGTGTTTATATTTTAAAAATTGTGAAAATACCAGTATTATACTATAATAAATATAATAATTTCAAAAAAGAGGGGAAGGGAATAAATGAATATGGAAGCGCTACCAAGTATGAAGGGGAATTATAATTTAAGAGATTATGACTTAGTGGCTGGTGAGTTTGACTGGAAGCAAGTAGAAGAAGAATTTACTTGGTCACAATCCGGTCGAGTAAATATGGCCTATGAAGCAATTGATCGACATGCCGAGTCTTTCCGAAAAAATAAAATCGCTCTTTACTACCGTGATCATGAACGAGATGAAAAATATACGTATAAAGAAATGAAGGAGTACTCTAATAAAGCAGGTAACGTGTTGAGAAAATACGGGAACGTTGAAAAAGGGGATCGCGTCTTTATTTTTATGCCAAGATCACCGGAGCTATATTTTGCCGCACTAGGAGCGATAAAACTAGGAGCCATTATTGGTCCTTTATTTGAAGCATTTATGGAAGGAGCTGTAAAGGATCGGTTAGTAGACAGTGAGGCAAAGGTTCTAATTACAACACCAGAGCTTTTACAACGTGTACCTATAGATGAGCTACCTGCATTAAAACATGTCTTTCTTATAGGAGAGTCAGTTGAAGAAGACGATAAGTATATTGATTTTATAGAGAAGATGAAATATGCGGAAAAAAAGCTTCAAATAGAATGGATGGAACGGACGGAAGGCCTTGTTCTTCATTATACTTCTGGTTCAACTGGCAAACCAAAAGGAGTACTACATGTTCATAATGCGATGATCCAACATTACCAAACGGCGAAGTGGGTGTTAGATTTACAGGAAGAAGATGTGTATTGGTGCACAGCTGATCCTGGTTGGGTTACTGGCACCTCTTATGGCATGTTCGGTCCTTGGTTAGTTGGAGCATCTAATGTCATATTAGGTGGTAGATTTAGTCCTGAAAATTGGTACGAAACAATTGAAGAATATGGTATTACGGTTTGGTACTCTGCTCCAACAGCTTTCCGTATGCTAATGGGTGCAGGAGACGAGCTTGTTAAGAAGTTTGACTTTTCGTCGTTGCGTCATGTGTTAAGTGTCGGAGAACCATTAAATCCAGAAGTCATTCGTTGGGGAATGAAAGTGTTTCATTTACGAATACATGATACATGGTGGATGACAGAAACGGGTGGACAGGTAATTTGTAACTATCCATGTTTAGAAATTAAACCGGGTTCTATGGGAAAACCACTTCCAGGTATTAAAGCAGCAATAATTGATGACAACGGCCAAGAGCTTCCACCGAATCGAATGGGGAATCTTGCGGTGAAAAAAGGCTGGCCGTCCATGATGCACACAATCTGGAATAATAGTGAGAAGTATGCTTCTTACTTTATGGCAGAAGACTGGTATGTTTCAGGAGATTCTGCCTATATGGATGAGGATGGATATTTCTGGTTTCAAGGACGAATTGATGATGTCATTATGACCTCGGGAGAGAGGGTTGGTCCTTTTGAAGTAGAAAGCAAGCTAGTGGAGCATCCGGCAGTCGCTGAAGCAGGAGTAGTAGGTATTCCGGATCCCGTACGTGGAGAAATTATTAAAGCCTTTGTA is from Bacillus spongiae and encodes:
- the acsA gene encoding acetate--CoA ligase, whose product is MNMEALPSMKGNYNLRDYDLVAGEFDWKQVEEEFTWSQSGRVNMAYEAIDRHAESFRKNKIALYYRDHERDEKYTYKEMKEYSNKAGNVLRKYGNVEKGDRVFIFMPRSPELYFAALGAIKLGAIIGPLFEAFMEGAVKDRLVDSEAKVLITTPELLQRVPIDELPALKHVFLIGESVEEDDKYIDFIEKMKYAEKKLQIEWMERTEGLVLHYTSGSTGKPKGVLHVHNAMIQHYQTAKWVLDLQEEDVYWCTADPGWVTGTSYGMFGPWLVGASNVILGGRFSPENWYETIEEYGITVWYSAPTAFRMLMGAGDELVKKFDFSSLRHVLSVGEPLNPEVIRWGMKVFHLRIHDTWWMTETGGQVICNYPCLEIKPGSMGKPLPGIKAAIIDDNGQELPPNRMGNLAVKKGWPSMMHTIWNNSEKYASYFMAEDWYVSGDSAYMDEDGYFWFQGRIDDVIMTSGERVGPFEVESKLVEHPAVAEAGVVGIPDPVRGEIIKAFVALRDGYEVSAELEEEIRIFVKKGLAAHAAPREIEFRDKLPKTRSGKIMRRVLKAWELDLPTGDLSTMED
- a CDS encoding GNAT family N-acetyltransferase, with the protein product MEHKKTYNAAELKTPYGNVVIEGPISSKKLASFEFHEDLVAFRPPVQQHKALVEIADLPEGRIIIARQHNTIIGYVTYLYPDPLERWSQGNMEELLELGAIEVIRKFRGYSIGKNLLKVSMMDDAMEDYLIITTEYYWHWDLKGTGLNIWEYRKVMEKMMNAGGLEWFATDDPEISSHPANCLMARIGKRIPPEAIQQFDRLRFMNRFMY